CCTCTGGCTGGGCTGCTCATTCTGTCGCGAGAGAGAAGGTATGTGTGGACCCCAGGGGTTGGAGGGAGTCCTGGCAGAGAGACACTGTCTGAGGACTGGATTGGTATGCCGCCATGGAATATTCTGGGTGGGCTGAGAGCCCACATGCCTTCTGTATGCCCACTTGCGGGAGAGAGTTACCATCCCATTGCATagatgggggaaactgaggcacaaagaggcaAGACCTACCCCAAGGGGACCAGGAAGCGGCAGCCAcagcctggagggagggaggctgggagagagAGACATTTTAACTGTATTCATTCACTTCATGTGATTCAAAACAAAACTATCACAAAGAGGGAGTTTAGGAAAGCATCTCTCTCCCACCAGAAGTCCCTACCACCCCCAGGTCCCCTCTGTGACTCCTtcaacctcagttttcccatctggaaaatgggctaatagttcctgccttggcaggttgTATCAAGGGATGGGAGATGATGTGAATGCCTTTCATTCATGTACTCATTCATTCTACAAACCTTTATtaggcacctgctgtgtgcccagcactgaCTGGTAGCAAGATGGGGGCTGGTGAGCCACAGCAAGGCTTTGACAGTTCCAGTGGATGAGAAGCTcacactctccctctctctccaggCCACCCAGTAgcttcctcccagcccagggtgcGGTGCCAGGCCTCCAGGTACCCGGTCGCCGTGGACTGCTCCTGGACCCTGCCGCCCACTCCTCCGAACTCCACCAGGCCGACATCATTCATTGCCACCTACAGGTCAGACAGCCTGGAGGGCTTCATGGGGACTAAAACTGGGCTGACCCCTAGGATCAGGGTAGCTGAACACTTAGCGAGAACCTGAAACACTCAAAATTCTAGAGCAGCACCAACCCTTAGAAATATACTCCCTAGAATACATATTGTCAGCCATGTATGGAGGGTAAAATTTCCTAGAAGCcctatttgaaaaatttaaaaacaaaatggtgATACtggttttagtattttatttaaataatattcaaatattccAAAGATGTAGCATTTAATATGATTGAATATAATGTGCTTTAACATGCTTATATAGagttcatatatttaaatttatactaaTATGcacattcagtcactcagtcatatctgagtttttgcaaccccatggactgtagcctgccaggctcctgtgtccatgggattttccagccaagaataatggagtgggttgccatttccttctccatttatacTAAAAATTTATACTAGAAATTGATTTATTATCATGAATAGGATTGCTCAAAGTATTGTTTCAACATGtcatcaaaactttaaaaattaatgagataCTGTACATTCAGTCCTGTTATACTAAGTCATGGAAATTCCATTGATgctttatgtatatatatcacatttcaATTCAGATGCTAAATGTTCACTGGAAAATATTGATCTCTAATTAGATTTTATAACATTTGTGTTTGGGAAAGTAGATTCATACACCTGAGTTGTTCTGAGAAACTTTCTCAAGCTTTCTGATAACTAGAAACTTCATGTAGattagaaagaaagcagaaagtgttagtcactcagttgtagccgactctttgtgaccccaggaactgcagccctccaagctcctctatccatggcatttcccaggcaagaaaactggagtgggttatcatttccttctccaggaggtcctcCCTACCCAGCAGtaaaacacaggtctcctgcatagtaggcagattctttatcatccgagccaccaggaaacactcAGGTAGATTAGATAAAATAGAAGCCCCACTCGGTTGCACTGGCTGCACTTCGCATCCACACTGCAGAGGCAGAACGTTTTGGACGCTGTGGAAGGTTCTGTGGGTGGTGTTGAACTCCAGTCTCTAGAGTCTGAAATCTAAGGGTGCCAGAACTCAAGAGAATTGGAATCATTATTCCAGACTCCAGAATCTGTGAACCATAGACCTGGGAATGTTGGCATTCTAAGGCTGGAATGTTGACAATCTAGAAAGCTTTACAGCCTAGACCCTAGCACCTTCCAGTGGGGTATTCCCTCCGACCCTGGGTCACCCAAGTTCTGTGATGTTGGGTTGAGGGACCGCCTAGGATCACACAGCCAAGACCGGGACCTACTGTCCTCACGTGGGATCAGGGCACAGGTGGGCCAGCAGGAAGTGGTAGGATCCTCACAGCACCCCTTCTATGTACAGGCTTGGCGTGGCAGCTCATGGGGAAAGCTGGCCCTGCCTCCAGCAGACACCGGAAGCCACCAGCTGTGTCATCCCCGACGTCCAGATGTTCTCCATGGTGCCCTATGTGCTCAACATCACAGCTGTCCACCCCGGCGGTGTCAGCAGCAGCTTCGTGCCCTTTGTCCCAGAGCACATCAGTGAGTAGGGGTCGAGGTGGGGGTGTGGAGGGCCCCCCACCTTCCTCCTACTCCTCCCCCACAACAGGCTCACCTCCCTCCTGTCAGGATGAGATCCTGTCTATCCATACGGATTCGGTGGGATCCACTTTCACAGTTGACCAAGAATCAGCCCACTTCTCCCCCCTCCGGAGCCCCTGCTTGGTCCAGCCTTCATCATCGCCCACCTGGACCGCGCGGCCGATCTCGGTCCTTCCCTCGCTCCTGCCCTCACATCCATCTGTGCTTCCTGAGGCAGCCACGAGAGGGCACCTGTGAGCACTACAGTCAGGTCCCATCGTTGCACTGCTCACAGCCCTCCAGGGCTCCCACCTTCCTGCGGGTGAAAGCCCGAGTCCTTCTCATGGCCCACAGTGCCCTGCACGgccttccccatcccctccctgtccttccctcctccccctctcccctttgctcactctgctccagccacacggGCCTCCTCACTGTTCCTCCAGCATGTCAGGCACAGTCCTGCCCCAGGGCTCTTGCACATGCTGTGCCCTCTGTGTAGACGGCTCTTCCTCCCTAGATCTGCATTTACTCCCTCACCTCCTATAGGTCTCAACTCAGATGTCATCTCCTCAGTGAATCCTCCcctgagcactttttttttttaattgcaaaccATCACACATTGTTAGTGGTTGctagaaaacagtctggcagaCCCTCAaagatttaaagataaattacTGAGTAATCCAGAAATTTCAGTCCTTAGGTATATATCTAAAAGATATGAAAGCACAAAAACTTGTacgtgaatgttcatagcagcattatccgTAAAGCAGAAGCAACACAAATGCTcattaactgatgaatggattCTCAAAATGTGTCCATCTACAccctggaatattattcagccataaaaagcaaagAAGCCCAGACACTCACTACCATGTGGACGGACCCTGAGAACACgatgctcagtgagagaagcagacACGGAAGGACACACAGGTGTGATTCCACTGATGGGAAACGTGCAGAGCAGGCCGATCCAGAGACACAGGGAGTGGGTTCCTGGTTGTCAGGGTCTAGGGAGTGAGGAATGGAGGGTGACTGCTAATATGGACAGAGTTTCTTTGAGGGGTGATGGAATGTTCTGGGTTAAACAGTGGTGATGGTCACACAACACTCTGAATATATGAAAACGACAACCGTACACTTTAAAAGAGTGAGTTCTCTGGTGTGTAAATTGTGTCTCAAAGAATATTGCAGCCCACTCCCCTCCCTGCACTCCTGAactctcttccttcccctttaTGACCTTCAGATTTGCCTCTTGTCTGTTGTCTTCTGCCTGAAGGGACTGGGCTCCAAGAGGACAGGGCTACTGTGTCCCAATGTCCAGAACATCGCCGTGCACTcaataatatttatcatttggttgaatgaatgaatgaatgtcccCTCTGCTGACCCTGCCTCCTGCTTGTCCATCAGTCAAACCGGATCCTCCAGAAGGCGTGTGCCTGAGCCCCCTCCCTGGGCAGCGGCTGTGGGTGCAATGGGAGCCCCCCCGGACCTGGCCCTTCCCAGAGATCTTCTCCCTCAAGTACCGGATCCGCTACAAGCGTCATGGGGCTGCTCGCTTCCGTCAGGTGAGGACGAGGGTGGTGGTTCTTGGATAGAGGGAAGAGGATGTGTAAATGTGCACTGGGGTCTTGGTCACAGCTTAGGGTGCTGGTGTGTGACATAAAGgcagcccagggacttccctggtgatccagtcgctaagactctgagctctcaatgcagggggcccagggttcaatccctggtcagggaactagatcccacatgctgcaattaagagtttgcatgctctaactaagattcagcacagccaaaataaataaatatttctttgaaaaggcAGCCCAACAGTTCCACTCCTGAGCATCcacctgaaaaaattaaaaacaggatcTTGAACAaatacttgtacatgaatgttcacagcagcattactcacaatggCATAAGGAGGAGACAATGTCAGGGCCCTCAACAGATGATGGGTCCACAATGTGTGGTCCGTCCCCTCATGGGAACATTACTCAGCTGTGAACAGGAGTGAGTGATGGAGAAAGGGATTAGTGGGGGTGTGCACACAGGGTGGGTTGGTTTGTATATGAAAAGCATGCTCCTGGTTGACCAAGAACTGCCTGACCCTGGAGGGGTAGTCTTTCTCTGCTCAGCAAGATGTTGAAGGTGGCCAAAGGCGTGCAGGGGGCCGCAGAGGGCATGCTGCTTCGAATGGACATCGGTGCCTGAGTCCCAGGGCAACAGCCTGGGGGGGGACAGAAGGCTTGATCAGAGTATCCTCATTCCCACTGACCCAGCCTTGCTTCTGCTCTCAGGTGGGGCCAATTGAAGCCACATCCTTCACCCTCAAGGCTGTGAGGCCTCAAGCCAAGTACTGCATCCAGGTGGCCGCTCAGGACCTCACCGACTACGGGGAATGGAGTGCCTGGAGTCTCCCTGCTGCTGCCTCCATGACCCTGGGCAAGTAGCAGGGGCTCCCCACACCCCTGAAGAGGGGCCATGCCCTTGACATCCACCTAAGGGTGAATGGGACCTATCCAGCCTGGGTTCTCCACTGTCTGCTGGGCAATCTTGGACAAGTgactttgcctctctgagcctcagtttgtcaatctgtgaaatgggaatgtgTTCCCTCCTGCCTTTGACAGAGTGCAATGCTTTGAGAACTGTGAATAtgagattttttaattaattagaaaggatcatgggagggaggttcaggattgggaacacgtgtacactcgtggcggattcatgttgatctatggcaaaaccaatacaatattgtaaagtacttagcctctaattaaataaatttaaattaaaaaaaaaaaaggaaaggatcaGTGTCACTGGAATTGGGACTCTTCCTTCCTTCAACAGATCCACATGAGCCCCAGGGAGGAGAAACAgatcaggacacacacacactgagtccCCACTCCCACACGTGGGATCAGGGCGGGACCAGAGGAAGAAacggggctgggggaggcagagtAGGGGTGATGTGGGTGCTGCCTGGGATGGAATGATGGGACCTGTTGAGTTCAGCAGTTTGCTTCACGCACCTACTCAAAAGCTGcccagagagacttccctggtggtccagtggttaagaatctgccttgcaatgcagcggggacatgggttccatccctggtgagaactaagatcccacatgcctcagagcaactaaacccaagtgctgcaactactgagcccatgcaccacaattagagaattCCTgcaccacaaggaaagatcccacatgatgcagcaAATATCCCTCATGGCACaattaagacctgatgcagccaaatagatacatttttttaaaaagctgcccAGATGTGAGCCGTACTGGAGGTGGACATAAGTTTATCTGGGATGATTTATCTGAGGAGGGGGCCACACAGCCAGGCTCTGAAGGCTTTTTCTCAGTCCAGGAACTTCTCTGTACATTTCACTCAAGGCTCTTAATTCAAAGgttacctcctccaagaagccttcctaaCCACCTCAGCTATGGCAAAGACTAAAGACCCCTCCCCCAAAGATATCCATGTCCTTACTCCCAGAACCTTTGAATATggtaccttacatggcaaaaaggGCTTTGCAGCTGTGATTAATTTAACAGAATTGAGGATCCTTAACGTTTGAGGATCTTTCACTGAGTTAATGAAAATGAAGTAGAGTTATACTGGATTATCCAGGGGGCTGCAAGGATGACCGCAAGTGTCCTTATTGATGGGAAGCAGGAAGgtcagagggagacagagaaggtgATGTGACAGTGGTGGCAGAGATCAGAGTGATGCAAGACCACCAGCCATGGAATTCTGGCAGCatctggaagctggaaaagacaaggaaatggattctcttcTGGAGCCTgcagaaggaaccagccctgcctCCCATTCCAGACTTCTCATCTCCAAAACTCTAATAAATGTTTTGAAGTAATGagcttaaggacttccctggtggtaaagtggATAGAAATcgcctgccgatacaggagacacagttttgacaccctggtcttggaagatcccacatgctgcggggcaactaaacccaagcaccacaactactgagcctgtgctctagagccttggagccgcaactactgaagcccatggaccagagagcccatgctccgcaacaagagaagccatgcaatgagaagccctcgcaccacaactagagaaagccagcacagctatgaagacccagcacaaacaaaaaataatttaaaaaattgagcctgtggtactttgttacagcagttaTAGGACACTCATACATCTCAAGCAGCCCCTTCTCATAACTTACCATATGTCACCCTGTTTTATTGTCTTTGGGTCACTGACCAGGACCCGaatgggtttttttgtgtgtttattgcCAGTCAGTCCCACCAGACAGTGATCTCCATGAGGACAGAAATCTTGTTCTGCGATGTGCCCCAAAGACTGAGTACATCTTTGACACAGAACAAACATGTgtaaaaggaaaggaggaagtgcGAGAAGGAACGTCCTCTTTAGAAGGACAACTCAGAGGCAAACCATGGAGTGGACATCTGGGAGCCAGTGCATGTAGCGGGAGGTAGATCTGAAGCCTGGTCTTTGAGTCTCTACCGGTGATTCAAGATAAACTTGGGTGGGGCCCGTGAGAACTGTCCCAGTCCCCAAGTGAGCGCTAGGGACACAGGAACGACGTGTAGGGTCTACAGGGTAAGCGCTCAACACTGAGTTctttatttgttgaataaaagaacTATAGGGGATGTCGCTGCCAGCAGCCACGTCCCCTGACGACCTCTAGGGGGCGAAGCTCCTCAGAACTTCAAATCCAGAACGACCCCGGAACCTTTGTGGCACATTGATGAGGTTGCCACTGGGGAGGGAAGACAGATGGACTCGAATGCTGAGAGGCGGGGATCAGAACCAATGAAAAAGGCAAGGCATGTACACTGCAGTCAATGATAGCGGCTGAAGGAGGTGACGGAAGCGGAAATACAAAGAGTCGGGGAAGTTCGATAAGCACCAAGCATAGTCAGTACTCTTGTGCGCGTGAAAACAGTAGGAGGCGAAGATGTCGGAGCGAAAAGTTTTAAACGTAAGTGTTCGGCGACTAGGGTTTTCGACCTGGGGTGAGACGTCTCGGAGCTCGGGTCGAGGGGGGCTACGTATACCCTATTAGAACCTTTGTCTTCTTCTCCAACGGCCTTCCGTTGGGCGGGGCTCTCTAGACTCCTCCCAATCACTTTCAGTGGAGGGTGGGCCTTCGCTAAGCCTCGAGGCTGGAGTGTACCCAGTCACCTGTGTGGGCGGAGCTTAGGCTATTTACCCAGTCACTTCTGATTGGATTTTTAAGGGGATTATCCTATAGGTCTCTTGAGGGCGGAGGTTCCTTAGCTCTGTGTTCTTCGCGTTTACACCCTCGTCTTCAGGAGGCATTCCTCTGTTAAGTCCCGCCCCGCTTGGGGTTCTAGCCCAGCGTGTTCCTTGGAGGGATTAGGCTTTGCTAACCTCTCTTGCTCTGCTGGAAGGGGATCCTTCCAATTGCATCAACTAATCCCAGTTCTGTTGGGGAAGACTGGGAGTCTTGGGGTGTGGAGCTGGTTTCGGGAAGGCAGGGTTCAGCTTCTGGAGAAGAG
The DNA window shown above is from Bos indicus x Bos taurus breed Angus x Brahman F1 hybrid chromosome 7, Bos_hybrid_MaternalHap_v2.0, whole genome shotgun sequence and carries:
- the EBI3 gene encoding interleukin-27 subunit beta: MALRLVLAFAVSLWLGCSFCREREGHPVASSQPRVRCQASRYPVAVDCSWTLPPTPPNSTRPTSFIATYRLGVAAHGESWPCLQQTPEATSCVIPDVQMFSMVPYVLNITAVHPGGVSSSFVPFVPEHIIKPDPPEGVCLSPLPGQRLWVQWEPPRTWPFPEIFSLKYRIRYKRHGAARFRQVGPIEATSFTLKAVRPQAKYCIQVAAQDLTDYGEWSAWSLPAAASMTLGK